DNA sequence from the Coffea eugenioides isolate CCC68of chromosome 9, Ceug_1.0, whole genome shotgun sequence genome:
CATttgttatattatataatgtaataaataaatattatataataaaaatgatagtGAGAGTGTAAATAACAAAAAAGTATAGGGAAATCATACTGATGGCATTGGTAATTTGAAAACGGTGGGTGTTAGATAGGAGATTATTaggaatgattttttttaaatgaagcATTAATTtgtgatttgatatatatgagataaaaaaataattaaaaaatatgtttataataatataattaaataatttttccaaataacaAGTGCTTGGACGTTGTTTAATGGAACTTATAGCTTTAGTTGGTCATGACCAAGAAATCATCGGCTTTGCTTGGTGGGCTGGAAATATTATTGTATTTGGATTGtcaattatttcattttatttacaCACACTGATTTGTTTGCATcattaacaaatttttcaatcatctttttatctcatatacatcatatcaaaaaagtgcCACAGCCCCTTTTTCACAACccttatctcaaataatttacaatccaaacacttATCAGTTGTGTTACTACAAGTTCTGCGACAAACAAAATTCGGATTTAAAACTGTTAGCCTTATGCATCTCTGGTTGCGTCTCAGCCAGCATGTCTTAAGTCTGAACTTCTACTAATATATACCTCGTACCCCCGTGACTAGAAATTCTACTAAGATTCTGGATTTGTTCGACTAGCTGAAATGCAAGTTTAGCAAATCCATACAACGGTCCATATCGCTACGTAAGATTCTGTCGGCTTCTAGTTTCCTCTCTTTGTTAGTGATATCAAAGTTCAATGATATCCATATGTATTTGGTACACTATTACGAGAATCATTCACATTTTTTGTTTGTCTTcatcctttttaattttttttttgtttttgttttgagaGTTACACTCGCATCTGCTTCTTTCTTGTAGGAAATCTTCAAAATTGAAGTATCCCATATCGtttaaaatcttttttttttcactcatATCTGATTCGCTTGTATTGCCAAcccaattgttttttttttggggggggggggggggttctTTCTTCACAAAATCACACCTATACATTCATGTCATCACAGCGGATAATAATCGATCACGTACGCAGTTGGTTTACTCTTCTTAAATTGATCGTTCATGTAGTagttaaatttatttttcttgaatcGAATGATGGTTCGTATGTACAATGTTAAAAATAAGGGTTAGTTACAATTAATCCCCTTAAGGTATACCTTATTTCTCACTTGatcccctaacctttaatttgctcacttaaccccctttcgCACAAAATTACCCTTctattattttgacttttcatttacctttttttcctctctttatttctttttctctttcttctttctttcatccTTTCTAATAGAAAACTCCATCTCAAcggaaatttttattttgagtttgtaattgcaTTTCTGAGTGAATgtttaaaaggcatcaaaaactaattttgattttttgtatgatgccacgtattacaaatttcaattgatgattattaatcaggtcacaatttcatcttatgatattttcttgagaataacaTGAGAAACTAGacagaaaagaggaaaaatcaaaattaaaagaattgagaggctaaaaaaattgtattttaggaaagtgaatTGAATacttttttaatcatttaaggaggaGATAGATCTCTACAATTcatcttttttaatttcaatcattaagatgaaaatttttgtgagaaagaggaagaattaaagaaagaagaaagaggcaaagaaaataaaagagcacaaaaggggaaagggaaaaaataaaagagaaaaataagagTTTAGAATAATAGAGGGACAATTTTGTCCAATGGGAGATAAAGTGAGACAAAAAAATGATTAGGGGGTAAAATAAGAAATGAGGTATACTTTAAGGGAAATAATTGTGATTAACCCTAAAAACAATTTCCCTGTTCCTAGTATTCTGGGAAGATGGACGGTATTATATGCCCTTGGAACCCGTAAGTATAGGATCAAAAGGAGTTACTCGGTCTCTCCACCTCACCATGCATTCCGCTATGTATCCAATCCTTCCCTTTTcgtttcttctcttttcttttctttcttattcgCAAGGGACAACCATTGAGCACGTGGAGGAAGCTGCCTCTCTGAGTGTTCAATTGTTTCTTTGTACACAGGAGCTTGCTGCAGAATGCCACCGTGCATCTCTCTCTGTATGCTCTTTCTAGTTGATATTTCTCGAacggaaacaaaagaaagaatgTCGTCTTTCTTCTATAGACTCTAGAAATGCTAGCTTCAGAAATTGGATGTTCTTGGCAGGGTTTTCCTGAAAaaattgtttttcttcttctttttttttttttaaaccaacTTAATTGAAagatcaatcaatcaatcaatagCCATGATTCATCTTCTATAATAAAGTTGAATAACACACATAATTGATTGATGGAAATGTACGTGCATGGCATATAGTAGATAATTATGTTGCCAGGTAATCCGTCGTGAGAAATTCAGATCGACCTGTATTGATCCGTGGTGCAAATATGGCAACCTTGTCTAGCCAACCATCTAAGAAGGCAATTCGCAACAGCTCCGCCGGAGGGGGTGGgggttcttcttcttctgcctCCTCTCAGGGCAATCGCAATTCAAGTGGACAAACTGTCAAATTCGCCAGGCGAACTTCAAGTGGTCGTTATGTGAGCCTTTCTAGGGAAGACCTGGATATGTCAGGAGAATTCTCTGCTGATTACATGAACTACACAGTCCACATTCCCCCTACACCTGACAACCAACCAATGGACGCATCAACTACACCGTCAGTGGCTGCAAAAGCTGAGGAGCAATACGTCTCCAATTCACTCTTTACTGGGGGTTTCAACAGCGTCACGCGGGCCCACCTAATGGATAAGGTCATAGAGTCAAAAGTAAGCCATCCTCAAATGGCAGGATCCAAAGGCTCGTCCTGCGCCATGCCTGCTTGCGATGGCAAGGTTATGAAGGATGAAAGAGGAAATGACATAACTCCTTGCGAATGCAGGTATAtaatcaagaagaaaaatgacaaATGTCCAAAGTAGCAGCGTATGCATGGATCATTGCGTGCGTAAAACGTACGGTACATAATTAAAATTACACATGTTTGTTGCTTTCAGGTTCAAGATTTGTAGGGATTGCTACATGGACGCCCACAAAGAAAGAGGTTTATGTCCAGGGTGCAAGGAGCCGTACAAAGTTGGGGATTATGAAGATGAGGTACCAGATTTTTCCAGTGGAGCTTTGTCGCTGCCTGCCCCGGATGACCCCAAAGCAGATCGCCGCATGTCCATGATGAAGAGAAATCAAAACGGAGAGTTCGATCACAATAAGTGGCTTTTTGAGACCCAGGGCACGTATGGTTACGGAAATGCGTATTGGCCTCAAGATGATGGATATGGTGATGACCATGGCGATGGAATGCAAAGAGGTATGTTGGATCCGTCCGACAAACCTTGGAGGCCTCTGAGCCGGAGGTTGCCAATTCCGCAAGGCATTATTAGCCCATACAGGTTGGTTGGGTGTCATTTGCAGCAGTGAGCTTACGTACAATAATTAACATTACGGACTTTATATGATATGATATGATGTTCCGAGTATATAttcctattattattattattttcgtATTGTGCAATCAGTCATATTTAAGTTTCTAGTGTAACTTCAACCATCATAATCTCAGAATGTTTTCTTTAAAAAGTAATATTGCATGGATCATGCATGGAGGCCAGACCGCTAACTGTGTAAACCACCGCACAGTTGGTACAAACATATACTCTCTGATTTGATTCAAGTCAGTAATggagaaattttaaaaagatcATCATTAATTTTGACCACCTGATCAGGCTGCTGATTGCGGTTCGGCTAGTGATTTTGGCCTTTTTCCTAACCTGGAGGTTGAGACATCCAAACGACGAAGCCATCTGGTTGTGGGCGATGTCCGTCACGTGCGAGGTCTGGTTTGCCTTCTCCTGGATTTTGGATCAACTTCCCAAGCTGTGTCCTGTCAACCGCTCTACAGACCTGGAGGTTTTACGCGATAAATTTGATCTGCCGTCGCCCTCCAATCCTACCGGTCGCTCTGACTTGCCCGGAGTGGACTTATTTGTCTCCACGGCCGATCCAGAGAAAGAGCCACCCCTCGTCACCGCCAACACCATCTTATCTATCCTGGCTGCTGATTACCCTGTGGAGAAAGTTGCCTGTTATGTTTCAGATGATGGCGGTGCTCTCCTCACATTTGAGGCAATGGCCGAGGCTGCCAGCTTTGCCGATTTATGGGTTCCATTTTGTAAGAAACACGACATTGAGCCTAGGAACCCAGAAACCTATTTCAGCTTGAAGGGTGACCCAACCAAGAACAAGAAGAGATCCGATTTTGTCAAGGATCGGAGAAGGGTTAAGAGGGAATATGATGAGTTGAAGGTAAGGATCAATGGATTGCCCGATTCCATAAGGAGAAGATCCGATGCCTTCAATGCCAGAGAGGAAATGAAGATGCTAAAGCACTTGAGAGAGGGTGGGGCGGATCCCCTAGAGCCTGTTAAGGTCCAAAAGGCCACTTGGATGGCTGATGGCACCCATTGGCCTGGTACCTGGGCTGTTCCGAGTAGCGATCATGCTAAAGGTGATCATGCAGGAATCTTGCAGGTAACTTCCTATGTCAATTTTCTCTAGTATGTAACCGATTAATGTGCTAATCCCACTAATCAAACAGTATATGGCCTTGCCCCAAGTAATCAAACAGTATGGCGGTTGCAGGTAATGCTGAAGCCTCCCAGTAGTGATCCGCTGATGGGAGACTCTGAAGGCAAAATCCTAGATTTTTCAGACGTGGACATCCGGTTACCCATGTTCGTGTATGTCTCCCGAGAGAAGCGACCGGGGTATGATCATAACAAGAAAGCTGGAGCCATGAATGCTTTGGTTCGAGCATCAGCCATACTCTCTAATGGACCATTCATTCTCAACCTAGATTGCGACCACTATTTCTATAATTGCAAGGCTATTCGGGAGGGGATGTGCTTCATGATGGATAGGGGAGGTGAAGACATCTGCTATATACAATTTCCTCAAAGATTTGAAGGAATTGATCCATCTGATCGTTATGCAAATCACAACACAGTATTTTTTGATGGTAATATGCGTGCACTCGATGGCCTACAGGTGGTTATTCTCTCCTACATCCGTTCTGTCATATCGTTTcatttgtgtttttttttttttttataaaaatttaaataaaacaTGCAGTGGTTAGCATTTATAGAGAATCCCAAAGATTTTTGTACTGCAAATGATGATCCCTATCCCATTGTCACCAATTACATATGTCCCATGCATTTAGGGACCTGTTTATGTGGGCACCGGTTGCATGTTTAGGCGGTTCGCACTTTATGGTTTTGATCCCCCTCAACAATTTAGCACGATGAGCCAAAAGGGTAGTGAGACCCAAGCCCTGAAGGCCACTGACTTCGATCCTGATCTTGACGTCAATTTGTTGCCCAAACGTTTTGGAAATTCAACAATGCTTGCTGAATCTATACCTGTTGCTGAATTCCAAGGCCGCCCGATTGCTGATCATCCTGCTGTCAAGTTCGGAAGACCACCTGGTGCTCTCAGAGTTCCCCGTGAACCACTTGATGCTGCTACTGTGGCTGAAGCTGTATCTGTAATTTCTTGTTGGTAAGTTTTCTTCAATATAGATCAATACTGCTGAATACATGCACGGCTATCCTAAATTGGTTTCTCAAGTTAGCAAAACTAAAACGAATTAATATAGATGGCATCAAATATAATAGTAGTGCTAGTGACATTCAATATCCAAATCTGAAGGAACGCAAATGCCAACCATTTTTCAGTGTGCTGTGTCCAATTAGTAGACATCcattgaataataaaaaaaaacaatgcgAAATTGAGAATTCAAACATGATGATAGGTTATATGATATCCTCTTGCGACACACTCCAGTTGTGTCTTACCCTCCTCTTATTCGTTCTCTAGGTATGAAGATAAGACAGAGTGGGGTGATCGGGTTGGTTGGATTTATGGCTCAGTCACAGAGGATGTGGTCACAGGCTACCGCATGCACAACCGCGGTTGGCGCTCCGTCTACTGCATCACCAAGCGTGATGCGTTCCGCGGATCGGCTCCAATTAATCTTACAGATAGGCTCCATCAGGTCCTCCGCTGGGCTACAGGCTCAGTGGAGATTTTCTTTTCTAGGAACAATGCCTTCCTCGCTTCCCGTCGCTTGAAGTTACTCCAGCGCCTAGCTTATCTCAATGTCGGCATCTATCCTTTCACCTCTCTGTTCCTTATTGTCTACTGTTTCCTTCCTGCCCTCTCACTCCTTTCCGGACACTTTATCGTGAAAAACTTAAACGTGGTTTTCTTGGTCTATTTGCTGATTATAACCATATGCCTGATCTCATTGGCAATATTGGAAGTAAAATGGTCTGGAATAGGATTAGAAGATTGGTGGAGAAACGAGCAGTTCTGGCTCATCGGTGGAACCAGTGCCCACTTGGCTGCAGTGATGCAAGGTCTCCTCAAAGTGATTGCAGGGATCGAGATATCTTTCACACTTACTTCCAAGTCTGCTGGAGAGGACAATGATGATATCTATGCAGATTTGTACTTGGTGAAATGGACTTCTTTGATGATTCCACCTATTGTGATCGGGATGGTGAACATAATAGCAATGATAGTGGCATTTTCAAGGACAATTTATAGCGCAGAACCCCAGTGGAGCAAGTTCATTGGCGGAGCCTTCTTCAGCTTTTGGGTTCTAGCTCACTTGTATCCTTTTGCAAAAGGCTTGATGGGAAGGAGAAGGAAGACACCCACAATTGTGTTTGTGTGGTCGGGACTTATTGCCATCACGCTCTCACTACTATGGATTGCCATTAATCCACCTAAGGCTAACACAAATTCagggggaggaggaggaggaggaggaggaggaggaggtagTGGTTTTCAATTTCCATGAAGAGCACGTAGTACATGCACCAAAAACTTGTACCACTACAGATCACCGCTACTTCTAATTTGATTTATACAAAAGCTGCGAGATTCTTGCGCTTGAAATATAGCATCGTCCCCACTCCCAAAATCCGGGATTTATTGGATGGCATCCGGGAAAGAAAAGTTGCAAGTAATTCATACGACAGATGTAAACTGTACCCCAACTGCTGCAAAAGTAAAGCCGTCAAAGGACGGCTCAGTAGGATTAGATAGTATATTGTGGAGTGATTAAAGTCTAACGTCCTTTTCTTTCCCCGCTAACCACTCCCCTTCTCAGTTCTCCTCCAACCCccctcttcttctctctctctctctctctccgtATTTCGATCTTTTGATAGAGAATACTTACTATAAAACTGACAAATACACAACTTAGCATCTTCGTCGGGTAACTGTACTCTGCTGTAAACGTTGCCCGGCGAAGCCGGCGTGCTTTGTGGTGCAAGGAAGCATGTCCTCGGATATATTTGCAACTGAAAAGTAGTAATTAATGGAGTACTTACAAAAAAATTGAGCATAGCAAGTATCATATCATCCCATATCAAGTACTTCTTTCCTCAGTAATTGTATCAGTCATACTTCCCATCGAACTAGTAGAAATATATTTTGCAAACAAGGGGACCATGCACTAGACCTTCAAACCGAGGGAGTAAATTTAAAGAACATAAATTCAGATAGAAATACTCAAATCTTCAAAGAAAAATGATAGCAAGCATGTATGTTTGGCAACGAAAATGTACAGGTCCAACTAAAGGAACCACATGAACCGGACAGCAAAGAGAAGGGTCGGAAAAGTTAAGCATACTGAACCTACAGTAAGTAGATAGTATCTACACAAAAGATAATTCAGCCGCAAAGCTTACGTTAAACAGCAGTaagtgttttcttttttcttaagacaaaaaaaaaaaaaaaaactttaagcTTCATTGTGAGCTTGCAGTACAAAGTCAAACTTTCATTGCAAATTTGACATCCGTAGCTCCATTTCCCCCAACAATCTCTCCTTCTCTCTCTGTCTTCAGATAACCAGACAGAGCAAATGGAGCTCAATGTACCTTTTCCACATTCTAGGTGTCTGACTGCTCAAATGGTACTCGCACAAACAACTGGCCATGTAAGGTAACCACAGCAGATGTCTGATGAGGATCTATCCTGGATGGTAAGCTGACTACCTGGTACAGGAACGACTTTATCTGTCACATTATTCCATGTATCAAGCACACataacaaaagcaaaattttcTTCTGTAGACATGCTACTCCTAGCCCAGTGAAATGTCCTATCAGCAGATAAACATTGACACACTGGCTCACTCATCAGTTCCCTGCTACCCGAACGCACATTAGAGAGAGAAGGGTAATTTGGCCTCACCAGATTTTGCAGAAACACCCAACTATACATGCACTGTTATCAAATGAATTCAACCTGTGCACTATTTATACAGCAATAATGAGGTTTAATCGTACGAATAATTATGAGAGACACAAAAATAACCTTTTTGAATGGAGTGACTCCCCAAGGATTATCCAGCTGTTCTGGCTGACCAGATATAACTAAGCGGCCTGCAGGATCAGATTGCACCCGCACCTGGTTTTAATCAAGAATAAGCCCATCTAATACAAAGCAAGCTCACAAAGGTAACTGAAGCACTATGAATTGCAAACCATCAAACAGGTAGATAGTTCATAATCAGCCTCAAATTTTGAACCCCCTGAAGACCGATAATCATCAGCTACAACTGCCtcaataaaaatataaaaccaCCGGAATGGATAGTTTTCCAGGCTACAGTACAAAAGCGAAAAAGGTTTTCATATGAGAGCAAAACTAAAATGATCAGAAGATTGTTTGTTGGACTCTATATTCAACGTCAGATGTCATGCACTACACTTCTGAGACAATATAAAAAATCACTTTGGCAGAACACAATGCTTCTGAGTAAGTGAAATTCTAATAACTAGAATTTAGCAGAAGCATGAAGATCCACATAAGTGAGCATAGCAGTATCCAAATAAGCAACGGAAACACACTCTCAAGAAGCCAAGAAAAGGAGTTTTAATCCAGTCACAAAAGGAAAACATCTCATACTACTCTTTCATGCTCaatattttttctctttcatcaACTGACCAGCCATTCTAGATGACATTTCAAATACAGGCCCCTGACCGGGAAGTCATACTTTCTGGAACACAAATGGCAAAAAGTAGCAATAGATTTTCCGACAGAGAGAGACGGCACATATTTCTTCAATTACCTCCTCGCGCAAAAGCCCAGGAACTAAAGCATATACTTCAAAGCAGTCTTTCTGTACAATCAATGTTAcaaaaaaagttaaattttcATGCATGAGATACTCCAGAATACCTGATATAAGAGGCCAAGCAAGAGTTGCGAGAAAAAACTTACTGTTCTCTGTACATTAATCTTCACCCAGTCGGCCGGGTTACCAATATCTACCACCATCGTATCCAGTCTaatgccccaaaaaaaaaaaaaaagacataaaTCTCGAGCTGAAGGAATGTAACTTGATCTGTTGATCACAAGCTAAAGTGCTATTTCACTACGGACAAATATCAACTACCGATATCCAGTCTATGCCCAATACAATAGAACATGTAAACCTTAACCGGGACAAGACATTAACTtgaaaagttcaaatttttgcttAAAAAGAACTGATTAAGATAAGAAAGACACTTTTCAGAATAAATCATTACTGCACAAAGAGGCCTAATTGTTTCTAGCAAAAGTGGGCAAAACTTTCTATGTATTACTCCAGTTCTTCTTCCTTTGAAATCTTTAAAATGATTTACATCAAGGTCAGTCACAAGGTTTTCAGAAATAGTCGTGTTGGAAAAAAATTGTTCAACAGAACTTGAAGCATCTAAGAAGTAAGGTGTTATTTTCACAGGATCTCAAATTACAGATTTTTTAAATGATAAGCACTTAGATTTCAGAGAAATGAAAACTGAGTTTTTAAGTTCCTCCCAAGATAAGATTTGCTGCAGAGTTTCCAGAATAATCCCATATTACAAGAGAGGCAAAGATAACCATTGGAAACAAAAACATACTTGTtatgtttggataggagattatttagAAAAGAATTTGGAATAACAGTGTAGGACCTAAGAATTAGCCAACATTTTCACACATTTTACAGAAACAGAAGCTCTTGTTTTCATATTCATTCCTTCCCTTAAATCTGCATCTACTCCCACAACCTTTTCTCCAAAATGTAAGTGAGAAAGACTGACAGACACAGGCAATAAGCCAAGATGCTAGACTACTcaccttttctttctctctccaaCTCATATTACATGACTAAAAAAAAACACCattatagttaataacaagataatcttcacttttaacagGTAATCACTAGTGAATATCccaagaaaatacaaaaaaaatcagATTGATGTTTTCAATCTAGTTTATCAAGTTCCTCATGGCCAGTCCAATCAATAAAACAACTAGACCTTCTGGAATAAATATGAGATTATATAAATAGAACCAGGGAGACCATCACGAAGCTCAAGATGAAGGATCTCACTCAACTCTTCTAGCTAAAACTGACTGCATCCACTGTCATTCAGATCTTTGAAGACTGTAATTTAAACAGTTCATATTTTTTCTGGATTTGATTACATGATTTCACCAGCATTTGAGCAATATCCTAACTTTAACACCTCAGTTCTTCATCAAATGAATTGAACACTGCTAAAAAGCAAAGGATGCAGTTTGTCGCTTGTATCTTTAGTGATGGTAAAATAAGCAAGACTGAGTCTATGGACTTTCTTCAATACCTTTCTGTCACCACCACCAAAGCAGGTACAACATAAGATCTTTGAAATTACCAAAATACCAGTATCTCTCTATTTAAAAAATGGGGAAGTAACTAGTACTTTGCCaactaaagaaaagaaaccatagaacaagataaaagaataactctctcatgaaatgTTAACATCTTCCAACTCCAATTCTAATTCTTCTCCTATAATAATGCATCCCACTCCTTTTCAGACATGAAGTCACCTTGTGTGTTCACTGGTAACTGGCCTTACTCCAGAATAAGGAAGAAAAACTATCATTTAACAGCATTACACGATATAACAAGTACGCTTCTCtagtcaccaaaaaaaaaaaaagcacatgGATCCAGAGCTCTTAACTGTGGTTTTGATACTTTCATGCTTGCACCATGGAGAGGATGATCAACAGGAGACGCCTTTTTACGTTTTAGCAGACCTTCATTAGAGAAccaaatgaaaattaaaacaaCCAGAGCAAAGAATTCAACATTACCGACTAGAAAGGAAACTAACACTTCAGTTATATTCTTACCAACGCTTTTCAGCTGCTTTTCACGCTTTGGTGTTGAAACCAAATTTTTGTCCTACAAATCACAAACCCAGCATAAAGGAAAAAGCACAATGAACAACCAGACACTACAAGAAACAAGTGTATATGTATTTTATGGCACAAAAGTTTACCCTTACACTCACCTTGATAATCGGATCTCCAACCTCTCCATTGCCAAGGAGACGCTGACTGTGCCAACCCTGCATAGCACGAGCTGCAGCATCCCTTCTTGCTCTTCCTGATCCTGATGATTGACTAGTACCTGCCtgcaaatgaaaatttccttagTTATGAATGTATGCATTGTGAAGAGATTGGTTTGGTGAGGAAACAGTTGGCAGAACACAAAACAGAATGAGGAAGCTAAAGTTAGAGCCATTTAAGAAGATGACACCAGCAATTACTGGCATAAAAAAGGTTAAAGGCGTTAGTTTCGGCTATAAAGGATGGATATGGAAGTCAAAACAATAtttcaacaaattcaaatcCATGACTTGCAAATGTCAATCTTCCAGCTTTGTTCTTCTAACTTTACAATAGCAATTCTTGATCTGATTAACTTCTACCACTAACAAGATTGTACATGTCAACTACCTGATTGCCAGCGCCGGATGGTTCTACAAAGGAAGCATCAGTAAAAGGAAGTTCACCACAGCGCATTTTGTGCTTTTCATACTCCAGTAGTGCCTGCAGTAGCAACAAATaacaatttcaaaatgaaacagaaaCAGGTAAACATATGAAAGAACTATTGTAAGAAAAGTAAGGATGTGTTAATTCATGGAAAGGGATGTCAGTATGGGCATTTGATTTAGGCAAAAGAGAAACCCAGCAATTAGGTTAACCATAAAGTTCATTTCAAGTGTTTGGATGTATTTTTTTTGGCATGTATGGGAATTAGGCCCATGTATGATGAGCACGGATGCTCATGGTCCATTATATCAAACCAGCAATTACTGTTTTCATTTGACACTTTTTGCTATCCCACTGTAAGTCCTCTTTACAAGATTGTGGAAACTTAAAATCAACAGCTCTTATCCTTTTTGCCTTTCTTTCAAACTTATCTATTTGCTTCTAGTGCAAGTTGTTACTATAAGATGCACGCGAGATGAGACATGGCATTCAGATACACACTAGATGAGGGTATTTTATTTGACCATTTTTCAGCTCTCATTACCTGTTTGTCATCTCTCATAAACCCTTGACATCTCTCATTTGaccattttttttgaaaattgttTGACACATATGCTAATTTAAGGTTTTATGGATTCTTAGCTGGCCTTCATGTCAAGACTATATTAGTTACTGGACGCATATGCTAATTTAATGGTGAGAAAAATAATCGGTCAAAAAAGCAACCACTGTGCTGCTTATGTATAGCATGGCTAAAAAATATGATTCTATAGTTCTGCATCAGTAGGTTAACAAAGCATGACTTGGCCAGTGAAGAACATGCTCCATATTTTGGAGCTTATattgcacaagaagaaggatgAGTTAAATTTAGGATACTGCTCCTCTTCCATATACAGGCTTTCAGAGAACAAGAGAAATAACAAAGAATTAAAAGCAAGGAGATGAAGTAATCAACAACAACTATCCAAAATATCCTTTGCATTTTGGAGCCATAGAGCTAGTCCCTGCTTGGCTCTTCTACAAAATTCTTGTAGTCCTGACAATTCTTCGGAACCAGCTTACCCATCAGGTGGCAAATTGTTAACTACACTAGATACCTAAAAAATCTTATAACATCAAGAATAAATGAAAAATCAGTCAACTAATCTTTACCTTCTCATAGAAACCTCGAAATGTCCAGGAAACTGTCGTACAGGTCCTGCACAATTATAAAGGAAAATGCTGGATTCTCTTACCAAAACAACAACAAACAAAATGAACTTAACAAAAACACATCAT
Encoded proteins:
- the LOC113782643 gene encoding cellulose synthase-like protein D4, with product MATLSSQPSKKAIRNSSAGGGGGSSSSASSQGNRNSSGQTVKFARRTSSGRYVSLSREDLDMSGEFSADYMNYTVHIPPTPDNQPMDASTTPSVAAKAEEQYVSNSLFTGGFNSVTRAHLMDKVIESKVSHPQMAGSKGSSCAMPACDGKVMKDERGNDITPCECRFKICRDCYMDAHKERGLCPGCKEPYKVGDYEDEVPDFSSGALSLPAPDDPKADRRMSMMKRNQNGEFDHNKWLFETQGTYGYGNAYWPQDDGYGDDHGDGMQRGMLDPSDKPWRPLSRRLPIPQGIISPYRLLIAVRLVILAFFLTWRLRHPNDEAIWLWAMSVTCEVWFAFSWILDQLPKLCPVNRSTDLEVLRDKFDLPSPSNPTGRSDLPGVDLFVSTADPEKEPPLVTANTILSILAADYPVEKVACYVSDDGGALLTFEAMAEAASFADLWVPFCKKHDIEPRNPETYFSLKGDPTKNKKRSDFVKDRRRVKREYDELKVRINGLPDSIRRRSDAFNAREEMKMLKHLREGGADPLEPVKVQKATWMADGTHWPGTWAVPSSDHAKGDHAGILQVMLKPPSSDPLMGDSEGKILDFSDVDIRLPMFVYVSREKRPGYDHNKKAGAMNALVRASAILSNGPFILNLDCDHYFYNCKAIREGMCFMMDRGGEDICYIQFPQRFEGIDPSDRYANHNTVFFDGNMRALDGLQGPVYVGTGCMFRRFALYGFDPPQQFSTMSQKGSETQALKATDFDPDLDVNLLPKRFGNSTMLAESIPVAEFQGRPIADHPAVKFGRPPGALRVPREPLDAATVAEAVSVISCWYEDKTEWGDRVGWIYGSVTEDVVTGYRMHNRGWRSVYCITKRDAFRGSAPINLTDRLHQVLRWATGSVEIFFSRNNAFLASRRLKLLQRLAYLNVGIYPFTSLFLIVYCFLPALSLLSGHFIVKNLNVVFLVYLLIITICLISLAILEVKWSGIGLEDWWRNEQFWLIGGTSAHLAAVMQGLLKVIAGIEISFTLTSKSAGEDNDDIYADLYLVKWTSLMIPPIVIGMVNIIAMIVAFSRTIYSAEPQWSKFIGGAFFSFWVLAHLYPFAKGLMGRRRKTPTIVFVWSGLIAITLSLLWIAINPPKANTNSGGGGGGGGGGGGSGFQFP